A genomic window from Ruminiclostridium cellulolyticum H10 includes:
- a CDS encoding cellulase family glycosylhydrolase codes for MKKTISVFLALIMLLTLLIPSVTKVSAAEPGVAESGDDWLHVEGTNIVDKYGNKVWITGANWFGFNCRERMLLDSYHSNIVADIEIVADKGINVVRMPIATDLLYAWSKGEYPASTDTSYNNADLTGLNSFELFNFMLDNFKRVGIKVILDVHSAETDNMGHTYPLWYNGTITEEVFKEAWVWVANHYKNDDTIIGFDLKNEPHTNTGTLKMKSQSAIWDDSTHANNWKRVAQETALAIMKVHPNALIFVEGVEMYPKDGLWNDESFDTSPWTGTNDYYGNWWGGNLRGVKDYPINLGAYQKQLVYSPHDYGPMVFEQEWFKGSFPTCDDATAKKILYEQCWRDNWAYIMENGTSPLLIGEWGGLTEGEDKLLEANKKYLRSMRDYILENKYQLHHTFWCINIDSADTGGLLTRGEGTAFPGGRDLKWNDNKYDNYLYPVLWKNSEGKFIGLDHKIPLGKNGVLLGSPDDEPTINYGDINKDGQIDALDVIALKSYILGINQNIDTQAADLNKDSSIDALDMQILKRYLLGQVTQLPLG; via the coding sequence ATGAAAAAAACTATTAGTGTATTTCTTGCATTAATAATGCTTTTGACATTATTAATACCATCAGTTACAAAGGTTTCAGCAGCTGAGCCCGGTGTAGCAGAATCCGGTGATGACTGGCTGCATGTTGAAGGAACAAATATTGTAGACAAATATGGCAACAAGGTATGGATTACAGGTGCCAACTGGTTTGGTTTCAATTGCCGCGAAAGAATGCTTTTGGATTCATATCACAGTAATATTGTTGCCGATATCGAAATTGTTGCCGACAAAGGAATTAACGTTGTCAGAATGCCGATTGCAACAGACCTGCTATATGCGTGGAGTAAAGGCGAATATCCTGCTTCTACGGATACAAGCTACAACAATGCTGATCTTACAGGCTTGAATAGCTTTGAATTATTCAATTTTATGCTGGATAACTTTAAAAGGGTTGGTATCAAGGTTATTCTTGACGTACATAGTGCTGAGACCGACAATATGGGACATACCTACCCGTTATGGTATAACGGCACCATAACAGAGGAAGTCTTCAAAGAAGCCTGGGTTTGGGTTGCTAACCACTATAAAAACGATGATACTATTATTGGTTTTGATTTGAAAAATGAGCCCCACACAAATACAGGTACTTTAAAAATGAAATCCCAAAGTGCTATCTGGGATGACTCCACACATGCAAACAATTGGAAAAGAGTAGCACAAGAAACTGCCCTTGCTATAATGAAGGTTCATCCTAATGCATTAATTTTTGTTGAAGGCGTTGAAATGTACCCTAAAGATGGTTTATGGAATGATGAATCCTTTGATACAAGTCCATGGACAGGCACCAATGATTATTATGGAAACTGGTGGGGCGGCAACCTTAGGGGTGTAAAGGATTATCCAATTAATCTGGGAGCATATCAGAAGCAGCTTGTGTATTCACCTCATGATTACGGCCCTATGGTTTTCGAGCAGGAGTGGTTCAAGGGTAGTTTCCCAACTTGTGATGATGCTACAGCAAAGAAAATACTTTATGAACAGTGTTGGAGGGACAATTGGGCTTATATAATGGAAAACGGAACAAGCCCACTGCTTATAGGTGAATGGGGAGGCCTTACTGAAGGAGAAGACAAGCTTCTGGAGGCCAATAAGAAATATCTCAGAAGTATGAGAGATTACATTTTAGAAAACAAATACCAGCTTCATCACACTTTCTGGTGTATAAATATTGACTCTGCGGATACAGGAGGACTTCTGACACGTGGTGAGGGAACTGCTTTCCCGGGTGGAAGGGACCTTAAATGGAATGACAATAAATATGATAACTATTTATACCCTGTGCTATGGAAAAACAGCGAAGGAAAATTTATCGGCTTGGATCATAAAATTCCTCTTGGAAAAAACGGTGTGTTACTGGGCAGTCCCGATGATGAGCCAACTATAAACTATGGAGATATTAACAAAGACGGACAAATTGATGCTCTTGACGTTATTGCATTGAAGTCATATATTCTAGGCATAAACCAGAATATAGACACACAGGCAGCTGACCTTAACAAGGACAGCTCAATAGATGCGTTGGATATGCAGATTTTGAAAAGGTATCTATTGGGTCAGGTGACTCAACTGCCGTTAGGTTAA